In Carya illinoinensis cultivar Pawnee chromosome 9, C.illinoinensisPawnee_v1, whole genome shotgun sequence, the following are encoded in one genomic region:
- the LOC122275069 gene encoding chaperone protein dnaJ 50, which translates to MAPAATIRWCAVMSVLMSFLLLSPSMAIYCDEDDCYDLLGVSQSANSSEIKKAYYKLSLKYHPDKNPDPESRKIFVKVANAYEILKDEATREQYDYAIAHPEEVFYNTARYYQAYYGHKTDPRAVLVGLLLVLSGFQYLNQWTRYNQAVEMVKKTPAYKNRLRALELERSGGATNKKKTHKLTNKKIEEDFSQELDLQIKGAEKPSIWGLLGVRFLLLPYTIGKLLLWSGCWFWRYKVKKAPYSWEDASYLTQRSLGVPLDAWINIDDSTKEDLVQRRLWEKSNMESYLSEMRKESKRRR; encoded by the exons ATGGCGCCAGCAGCAACAATTCGGTGGTGCGCAGTCATGTCCGTTCTGATGTCGTTTCTTCTCCTTTCCCCGTCAATGGCGATCTACTGCGACGAAGACGATTGCTATGATCTCCTAGG GGTTTCACAGAGTGCCAATTCTTCGGAAATCAAGAAAGCTTACTATAAGCTCTCACTGAAATA TCACCCGGATAAAAACCCGGATCCTGAATCGAGAAAGATCTTTGTCAAAGTTGCCAATGCCTATGAG ATTTTGAAGGACGAAGCGACGCGGGAGCAATACGATTATGCAATTGCACATCCAGAGGAG GTATTTTACAATACAGCTCGTTACTATCAGGCATATTATGGTCATAAAACA GATCCCCGTGCTGTCCTGGTCGGCCTTCTTTTGGTTCTCTCTGGATTTCAGTATCTCAATCAGTGGACAAGGTATAACCAG GCTGTGGAAATGGTCAAGAAAACACCTGCTTACAAAAATAGGTTACGAGCCTTGGAACTTGAGCGTAGTGGAGGAGCTACAAATAAGAAGAAGACTCACAAGCTGACGAATAA AAAAATCGAAGAAGATTTCAGCCAAGAACTTGACCTGCAGATAAAGGGAGCCGAAAAGCCCTCCATCTGGGGACTTCTTGGTGTCCGTTTCCTACTCCTACCTTATACAATTGGAAAG CTATTGTTATGGTCTGGTTGTTGGTTTTGGAGATACAAGGTGAAAAAAGCTCCATATTCTTGGGAAGATGCATCTTACCTTACACAAAGGTCCCTCGGAGTTCCTCTTGATGCGTGGATAAATATTG ATGACTCCACAAAGGAAGATCTTGTTCAACGACGTTTATGGGAGAAATCCAACATGGAGAGCTACCTATCCGAGATGCGGAAAGAATCAAAGCGAAGGAGATAA